Below is a window of Gilliamella sp. ESL0405 DNA.
ATAAAATAGATTTAGCGCTTCTCGAATTATTAGGTCAGCCCTTAATGACTACCACCTTAATTTTACCTAATGATGAAGAAGCACAATCCGATCCGGACGAGATTGAAGATAAAATTGGTCATCAACTTGATGCCATTGTTCATGGTGGTTATATTAGCGAACAACCCACCACAGTGATTGATCTTACTCATGATTATCCTGATATAGTTCGACAAGGTAGCGGTGATACCGCACCTTTTATATAAATAAAATTATAAATTAATATAGGAAAACAAAATGAAAAAAGTCATGGCATTTATTTTTATACTCAGTATTGGAATATTAATATTGGTAGCGCGTCAATCGATAAAACAGATAGATTTTATTAATTCTTCAGTCAGTGCTACAGGCACCATTGTTGACTTTGAAGAGTCGTATTCAAAAGATTCTGACGGCAACCGATCAGTTTCTTATTTTCCTATCTTTCAATTTGTTGATAATCAAGAACAAGTTAGAAAGGTGAAATCAAATGTTGGTAGTAATCCTCCCGCCTATGAGAAAGGCGATGAGATTGAAATTTTATATGATCCGTTAAATTCGAATCATGCAAAAATTAATACTTTTTTCTCAATGTGGCTTGGCGAAATGATTTTTGGAATCATTGGCATCCTACTATTTTTAATTAGTATTAGTTATTTTTATTATCAATTTAAGAAAAATAAATTAAAACGTCAGATGCTGACAAGTGGTCGACAAATTGAAGCGAAGATAAATTCGGTTGAACAAAATACCGCATTATCTGTTCGAGGTCGCTCGCCGTATATCATTTACTGTCAATGGCAAGACAGTATAACATCAAATCATGTCTATCTTTTTGAAAGCGAAAATATTTGGTTTGATCCTAGTCCTTTCATTGATAAAGAGACAATAACTGTCTATATTGATGAAGCAAATCCAAAACGTTATTATGTCGATATTAGTTTTTTACCTAAGGTAAAATAAATCATCATTAAATAAAGATACCTGTGAAGGTAGCGAGGCAAAATGAAAAAATTGAATTCTGAAAAATTACAAAAAGTGTTAGCCAATTTAGGCAATGGCTCTCGTCGTGAGATTGAAGCCATGATTAGTGCAGGTAAAATCAGTGTTGACGGTAAAATAGCCACTTTAGGTGACCGTGTTGATGTCAATACTAACCCTAAGATTCGAATCAATGGTCACTTAATTCAACTGAGAAGTAAAGAAAAAGAGGTCTGTCGGGTTTTAGCCTACTATAAGCCTGAAGGGGAAATCTGTTCCCGAAATGATCCACAAGGTCGGGCAACGGTATTTGAACATTTGCCTCGTTTAAAAAATGCACGTTGGGTTAATATTGGCAGGCTTGATATTAATACCTCTGGTTTATTACTGTTTACCACCGACGGCGAACTTGCCAACCGACTTATGCATCCAAGGCATGAGATCGAGCGTGAATATGCGGTAAGAGTTTTTGGTAATGTGACCGATCAACAGCTCAATCAATTGCGTAAAGGTGTACAACTGGAAGACGGTCCGGCGGCATTTAAATCGATTAAAGCACAAGGTGGCGACGGTTTAAATCAGTGGTTTAATGTTGTTATAACCGAAGGTCGTAATCGAGAAGTTCGTAGAATGTGGGAAGCCATTGAGGTACAAGTTAGCCGTTTGCTTCGTATTCGCTATGGTAATATTACATTACCTAAAGGACTTTCACGAGGCACTTGGATAGAACTCGGTATTGATTCGGTTAACTATTTGCGTGATCTGGTCGGTTTGCCGGCCGAAGTGAAAAGTTTTACCAAAACTAACGCTTCATCAGATAAGCGAATCGTCAGACCAAAACGAGCAAGAGTTGACCGTTTAGCTAAATCACCACGTCAAGCAACCAGCAAAAAGCCTACACGTAAATAAATCTATCTTCTATTCCCAATAAACGCTGTGTTATTGGGGATAGCACATTTTTGTGTTAAAGCATTAAGACAATTGCCACTATTTTTATTAAACAGTGAATAACGCCTTAATGCTTTTTACAAGCTCTACAAGCTCTACATGCTTTACAAACTCTATAAGCTTTATACAAGCTCTATATGCTCTACACGCTCTACATGCACTACACACCCTAAATCTACTACATGCTCTATAAGCTAGCTCTAAAAGTTTTGCAAGCTCGACAAGGCTCGACGATCATATCAAG
It encodes the following:
- a CDS encoding DUF3592 domain-containing protein, whose product is MKKVMAFIFILSIGILILVARQSIKQIDFINSSVSATGTIVDFEESYSKDSDGNRSVSYFPIFQFVDNQEQVRKVKSNVGSNPPAYEKGDEIEILYDPLNSNHAKINTFFSMWLGEMIFGIIGILLFLISISYFYYQFKKNKLKRQMLTSGRQIEAKINSVEQNTALSVRGRSPYIIYCQWQDSITSNHVYLFESENIWFDPSPFIDKETITVYIDEANPKRYYVDISFLPKVK
- the rluB gene encoding 23S rRNA pseudouridine(2605) synthase RluB, with the translated sequence MKKLNSEKLQKVLANLGNGSRREIEAMISAGKISVDGKIATLGDRVDVNTNPKIRINGHLIQLRSKEKEVCRVLAYYKPEGEICSRNDPQGRATVFEHLPRLKNARWVNIGRLDINTSGLLLFTTDGELANRLMHPRHEIEREYAVRVFGNVTDQQLNQLRKGVQLEDGPAAFKSIKAQGGDGLNQWFNVVITEGRNREVRRMWEAIEVQVSRLLRIRYGNITLPKGLSRGTWIELGIDSVNYLRDLVGLPAEVKSFTKTNASSDKRIVRPKRARVDRLAKSPRQATSKKPTRK